CGATGAAGATCGCGCCCTTGGCCATCTCCTTGAAGGCGCCCTGCGGGCCGATCGTGACCTCGCGCAGATCGTGGTCATTGCCGACGCAGGCGAACACGAAATCCTTGCCGGCAGCAGCCTGCTGAGGCGTGTCGGCAACGTCGCCTCCGAACTCGGCCGCCCACTTCTCGGCCTTGGCCCGCGTGCGGTTGTAGACGGTGACCTCGTGACCGCCCTTGCGCTTAAGATGACCCGCCATGGGGTAGCCCATCACACCGAGCCCAATGAACGCCACTTTCGCCATTTCCAACCGCTCCTCAAGATACAGGCGCGGCAGCTTTAGCGGGTCGCGCCGCAGCGCACAATGCGCCAGCGCGGGGGAGGACTATGGCGCGGTATCGTAGTCCAGGACGGTCTCCGGATTGATCTCCTCGTCGTAGGAGGCGTCGACGTCGTATTTCGTCAGCGCGAAGTCGCCGTCGCGGAAAAGATAGGAACCCGAGGAAGACGCATCGCCCATCCCGCGCCATTTGGCGAAGAACTGGAGGCTCATCGACTTGTCGTCGTAGAAGGAGTTCACCAGCCGGTCGGTGCTCCGATACCCGATGATCGAAACGGACTCGACCTTGCCTTCGCTGTCTTCGTTCTCGTAACGGATATCGAGTTCCGGCCGTGCGAACTGGAGTTGCCGGAACCCGCCGATGTCGTCGGCCAGATAGTAGACCTCGTCGCTGTTGTACGCGCCATGTCCGCAGGCGAAGCGGAAGAGCCGCGCCGTGCGGTCGGGATCGCTCGGATCCTGTTTGGCGTTGCGATAGGACAGATCGTGGATCTCCGGATCCGCCGCCCCTTTCTCGGCATCCGCCCCCAAGGTCTGGCACATGGACCCGTAGGTCGCCTTGAACGCAGCTTCGACCGCTTCACGCATTCGGTCGCGCGCAGCCGGCGCCGGCCCGTCGCCGCAGGAGGCCGGGAGGATTTCGGCAAGGTCGCCCTCGGCCGGCTTCAGGGCCCCTTTCTCGAGCTGCAACGGCAGAAACGGCGGCTGTTGGTTCGCCGGTTGTGTGAGGCGCACAGAGAAGCACCCCGCAAAAGTGCGTTCGCTCCCGTCTTCGGCGCTCGCCCTGATCGCCACCGGCACCTGATAGAAAATGCTGCCGGCAGCGCCTTCCTCACTCACTGCTCCGGTTTCCACGGCTACGCTCCTGGTCTTTGCATAGCCCTGAACGAAGGTTTCGAAGTCTTTCGACGGCTTCTTCTCGCCAAAATAGTCCCAGGCCCGGGCATACTCCCTTCGGCTCACGGCGTTGTAGAGCGAGCGCACGAGTGCTTCGGGGGACGAGCGATCGTCGAGGTATTGAGTGGATTGCGCGAAAGCCGGCGGCGTCGCAGATACCGCGCCGGCCAAAAGCAGGCTGTGCCAAGGGAATCTGGTCATCGTTCTCCTCCGAATCGCCCCAGAGTCCCGCGCAATTGCGGCAGACATTTGCCGGGCGCCCCACGGCTACCTGCATCATGCCCCGATGTGATCTCCGGGACCCGCGTGAAGATGGCTGGACTTAGTCACTCGTCGTAAATTTCGCGCAGTATTTTCAATGCGCGGCTCAGGACGTCGTCGGGCACGGATCCCAGCCTCCGGACGAGCCGGCGCTTGTCCAATGCGCGGCACTGCTCAAGCAGGATCAAGCCATTCACCCCTGCGAAGGTCACCGGGACGCGGAATGCGGCCGGGCGGCTGCCCGAAGTCATGGGCGCAGCAATCACCATCCGCAGATGATCGTGGATTTCCGGAGGCGAGACGATGAGGCAGGGCCGCGTTTTCTCGATTTCGCTGCCGACGGTCGGATCGAGCGCGGCGAGCCAGACCTCGCCCCTGGCTACCATTTCAGAGCGCCATCGTCCTCGTTCGGGAACTCCGGCCAAATGAGACCGTCGTCGCCTTCCGCGGCGAGCTGGGCCGCGTCCTCGGCCCAACCTTGGCGCGGCGCATCGGCCACTCGCCGAATGACCAGGCAATCGCCGTCGACGCTCACATCCACGGCATCGCCGGCTTGCGCTCCCAGTTCGGACAGCAAAGGCTTGGGTATGATTATTCCAGCAGAGTTGCCGAATTTCTTGAGTGCGCTGCGCATGTCGACCCCAAGGATTTCATGCATCCAGATAGCATTCCCCGGCCGTCGTTACAACATTGTGGCTACGGGCCGTTCGATGCCCTTCAGCTTCGCAGCGCCAGTTCGCGGGCAAATCGTGGAAATTCGGCGACCCGCACGGGGTGATCGCGATGCATGTCGCCGATCGCGGCCAGAATGGCCGCGGTGGCTCGCTGGCGGATGCGTTCGGGCAAACGCCCCTCTTTGAAGAACTCGTTCCGGAAACCCATGACGTAGGCTCCTGTTGGTCCTCCCAACGGGGATATAGGCGATGCATCTCTTATTGTGCAATGCAGCATTGGAATGACAGGGATGTGTCTGCGGCATGTCCGGATGAGGCAAATTGCCGGGTCTTGCACAACCATTTCTTGAGAACCATGGCTTATGGTGCCGCCGCCCGATGCGTCTTTTCGGGTCAGGGAGAGTGCATGGCATCCGCCAAGAACCGCGATTTCGCGCGCCTGCTGGACGACCTTTTCCAGGCGGCCGCGATTCCGGAGACGGAAGATCACAGCGAGTCCGCGACGACCCCGACGATTCCCTTCGACTATCTATCCGTTGTCGACGAGCTTCATTCGGGGCGCATCAGGGTTTCCGGCGAAGAGGCGTCGGCCGAGTATCGCGCCGCCAGCACTGCGATAGAGGAGGCGCTGAGGGAAATGGAGCTGCGCCGCGCCGAGATCGTGCCGCCCCCGCTGGAGCCCGCGCCGCTTCCGTCAATAGATCCCCTCGACATCGCGCGCGAGTTGGAGATCGATCGCATATCGTCGGCGGGCGATCTGGCGCGGGTGCGCCGCGCCTTCGCCTTCGAGAACCATCCGGACCGGGTTGCGCCACACCTGCGCGACCGCGCTATCCTGCGCATGCAGGTCGCCAACATGCTGATCGACGAGGCGCTGCGGCGAAAAAAGAGCTAGCAGGATCGAGCCGCTTTCTGATTGCGGCGCACTGCAATAAGGTGCACGCACGACATTCGTCGCTTCCAGATCTCCGAACCGTTCCGGGAACTCAATATGCAGAAGCGCCATCTCGGTCGCACCGACCTCCTCGTTTCAAAGGTCTGCCTCGGCACCATGACCTGGGGCCAGCAGAACACAGAGGCCGACGGCCACGCCCAGATGGACTTTGCGCTCGACCGCGGCGTCAATTTCCTCGACACCGCCGAGCTTTATTCGATTCCGCCCATGGCCGAGACGCAGGGCAGCACCGAGCGGATCATCGGCAGCTGGCTGAAGGCGCGGCGGAACCGCGACAAGGTGATCATCGCATCCAAGGTGGTCGGCCGCACGCCGCAGGACTGGCTTCGCGGCGGGCGGCCTTCGAAACTGGTTCGCGCCGACATCATGGACGCCATCGAGAAATCCCTGAAGCGGCTCGGCACCGATTACCTCGATCTCTACCAGATCCACTTTCCCGAGCGACGCGCAGCGTGGGGGGCAAATCCGACGCGGGTGGGCGCATGGCCTCCCAGACGCGATGAGGATGAAACGCCGATCGCGGAGACCCTCGCCGTCTTTGACGAACTCGTGAAAGCCGGCAAGATCAGGCACCTTGGCCTTTCCAACGAAAGCTCGTGGGGCGTGATGCGCTTTCTGTTCGAGAGCGAGAAGGGGATTGGACCGCGGGTCGCCTCGCTGCAGAACGCCTACAATCTCGTCAACCGCACCTTCGAGGTGAACCTCGCCGAGGTGAGCGACCGCGAGGACGTGAGTCTGCTCGCCTATTCCCCGCTTGCGCAGGGTTATCTGACCGGCAAGTACGACCACGGCGCCCGGCCGGCGGGCGCACGAACGACCCTGTTCAATCGGGGCCAGCGCTACGAGAAGCCGAACGCCGCACAGGTGCTGCTCGAATACAACGAGCTGGCGCGCGGCTTCGGCATGGAGCCCGCGCTGTTTGCCAACGCCTTCGTGGTCAGCCGGCCCTTCGTCACGTCTTCGATCATCGGCGCGACATCGATCGCGCAGCTGGAAGTCGCACTGAACGCGGCCGACGTCGAGTTCACCAAGGAAATGCTGGAAGCGGTCGACGCCATCCATCAGCGCACAGGAAACCCCTGCCCATGACATTCGAGATCGACGCCGTCCGCGCCCAGTTTCCGGCGCTTTCGCTCACCGATGAGGGCCGCCGCCGGATCTATCTCGACAATCCCGCAGGGACGCAGGTTCCGCGGCGCGTCGCTGACGCCGTAGCGCGCTGCCTGCTCGAAACGAACGCAAATCTCGGGGGCTATTTCGCCACGACCGTCGCTGCGCAGCAGGTGGTCGACGCTGCGCATGCCGCCATGGCCGATTTCCTTGGCGCGGCGACGCCGGAGGAAATCATCATCGGCGCCAACATGACGACACTGACCTATCACATGTCCCGCACCATCGGTCGCGACTTCCGCCCGGGCGATGAGATCGTCGTCACGCGCATGGACCACGAAGGCAATGTGTCGCCATGGCTGCAACTGGCTGAGGATCGCGGCCTGACAGTTCGCTTCCTGCCATTCGACGCCACGAGCTGGCAGATCGAACCCGCAGCCCTGCAGGACGTGCTGACCGAAAGGACGCGGCTCGTCGCGCTCAACTACGCAAGCAACCTGACGGGCTCGATCAACCGGGTCAAGGAATTGACCGGGATCGCCAAGCGGGCAGGGGCGCTCGTCTATATCGATGCCGTGCAGTTCGCGCCGCACGGGCCGGTCGACGTGCGCGACATCGGTTGCGATTTCCTGGCCTGCTCGGCCTACAAGTTCTTCGGGCCGCACATGGGCATGTTGTGGGGACGCCACGACGTCATCGATGCGCTGCAGCCCTACAAGTGCCGGTGCTCCTCGAACGACCTCCCGGAGCGCTTCGAACTCGGCACACCGCAGATCGAGCTGATGGCGGGATTGTCGGCGACCGTCGGATATTTTGAAGAACTCGGCGCGCGCACTGACGCATCCGGCTCGCGCCGCGAGAAGATTGCGGCAGCCTACCGCGCCTCGATCGCCTACGAAAACGGCCTTGCGACGCAGCTCATCGACGGCATTCGCGATATCCCGGGCCTGACCATCCATGGCATCACCGATGCCTCTCGCATCGCGGAACGCGTGCCGACCGTCTCCTTCACCGTCGAAGGCATCCGCCCGGAGACGATTGCTCGGCAGCTCGCGGAGGAGGGAATCTTCGTGTGGTCCGGCCACAACTATGCCTGGGAGATCGTGCACCAGCTGGGCATTCCAGCCGAGGAGGGCGTCGTGCGCATCGGCATCGCCCACTACAATACCGCCGGTGAAATCGACGAGACGGTCGAAGCCGTGCGCCGGATCGTGGCCATGCTGCGTCAGGTGCGATGAAATCTCATCCTGCGATCCTGACGCGGATTGGCAGGAGGGGCGTGGTATTCAGCTCCTTCGCTCAAGGGAGGACACAATGGCGATCAGCGGAAGCTGCCACTGCCAGTCGACCCGCTTCGAGGTCGACGCGGCGCCGGAAACGGTAACCTATTGCACCTGCTCGATCTGCTCCAAGCGTGGTGCGCTCTGGGCCTACTACAAGAGGGCCGACGTGCGCATTCTGTCGAAGGACGGGCAGAGCACATATCTGTGGCAGTCGCGGACCGTCCGCCACAACTTCTGCAGCATATGCGGCTGCACGACATATACAGAATCTCCAGACTTTTCGACCGGCGAGCCGGACTTCGACAATCCCCGGATCAGTATCAACGCGCGGCTGCTGGACGATTTCGATCTCGATGCCGTGCCTGTGACTGTGATCGACGGCAAGAACCTGTGGTGACCACGGCAAGGTGACATCCGTCATCGCGCGGCAGGATCCGGCCCGGATCGCCTTTCCAGCCAGCGCAACACCGTCAATTCCTCCTCGTCGAGACCGTCCGGGATCTTGCGGAACGATCGTCGCGCCGCCTTCATCTCTCCGGCGAGCGTGCCGGCGAGCCAGGATTCGATCAATTCCGGGTGGATGTAGCAGGTGCGGCACACGGTTCGCGTATTGCCGAGGCGCGCCGCGACATGGTCGATCGCCTTGTTCAATATCTGCCGCGCGCCCGACTTCGTTTCCGGCAGTTCGGTGGCGGCCAGAAGATCGGCCGCCTGGACGGTGCCGCCCCACGTCCGGAAATGCTTCGACGAGACGTCAGCGCCGATGGCCTCGCGCATGTACTCGTTGACATCGTTGGACCTGACGACGCGCCGCGTCCCCTCGGCGTCGAAATACTGGAAAAGAGCCTGACCGGGCAGTTCCTGTATGCTGCGGATGATCTTCGCCATCCGCCGGTCGACCAGTTGCAGCCGCCATTCCTTGCCGGACTTTCCCCTGAACGAGAAGCGCAGTTTCGCTCCCTCCACCTCGACGTGGCGGCTTCTGAGCGTGGTCAATCCAAAGCTCTTGTTGTCGCGGGCATAGGCCGGGTTGCCAACGCGGATCAGCGTGTTGTCGAGCAGCCAGATGATGGCAGCCACCACGCGCTCGCGCGACAGGCTGCGCTTGCGCAGGTCCGCATCGACACGTTCACGCAGCGCCGGAAGCGCCCCTGCGAAGCTCAGCAGGCTGCCGTATTTCACCTCGTCGCGCGTTGCCGCCCAGCGGTCGTGGTACCGGTACTGCTTGCGCCCACGCGCATCGCGGCCGGTCGCCTGGATGTGTCCATCGGGTGAAGGCGAGATCCAGACGTCCGTCCAGGCGGGCGGGATGGCGAGCGCGCGGATTCGCGCCAGGGTCTGTTCGTCCCGGATCATGGCGCCGTCTGGCTGGTGATAGGAGAAGCGCCTGGGCCCGCCCTTGCGCCGGATGCCGGGCTCCGTGTCGCTGACATAGGCGAGCTCGACGCTCTTTGCCCTTACCTCGGGCGCCGGCGTTTCGGAGACGATCGGATCGGCTGAAGCTGCGGAAACCAAGACAGGACTCTGGGTGCGGGATCGG
This portion of the Mesorhizobium shangrilense genome encodes:
- a CDS encoding DNA topoisomerase IB, which codes for MVSAASADPIVSETPAPEVRAKSVELAYVSDTEPGIRRKGGPRRFSYHQPDGAMIRDEQTLARIRALAIPPAWTDVWISPSPDGHIQATGRDARGRKQYRYHDRWAATRDEVKYGSLLSFAGALPALRERVDADLRKRSLSRERVVAAIIWLLDNTLIRVGNPAYARDNKSFGLTTLRSRHVEVEGAKLRFSFRGKSGKEWRLQLVDRRMAKIIRSIQELPGQALFQYFDAEGTRRVVRSNDVNEYMREAIGADVSSKHFRTWGGTVQAADLLAATELPETKSGARQILNKAIDHVAARLGNTRTVCRTCYIHPELIESWLAGTLAGEMKAARRSFRKIPDGLDEEELTVLRWLERRSGPDPAAR
- a CDS encoding GFA family protein; this encodes MAISGSCHCQSTRFEVDAAPETVTYCTCSICSKRGALWAYYKRADVRILSKDGQSTYLWQSRTVRHNFCSICGCTTYTESPDFSTGEPDFDNPRISINARLLDDFDLDAVPVTVIDGKNLW
- a CDS encoding aldo/keto reductase: MQKRHLGRTDLLVSKVCLGTMTWGQQNTEADGHAQMDFALDRGVNFLDTAELYSIPPMAETQGSTERIIGSWLKARRNRDKVIIASKVVGRTPQDWLRGGRPSKLVRADIMDAIEKSLKRLGTDYLDLYQIHFPERRAAWGANPTRVGAWPPRRDEDETPIAETLAVFDELVKAGKIRHLGLSNESSWGVMRFLFESEKGIGPRVASLQNAYNLVNRTFEVNLAEVSDREDVSLLAYSPLAQGYLTGKYDHGARPAGARTTLFNRGQRYEKPNAAQVLLEYNELARGFGMEPALFANAFVVSRPFVTSSIIGATSIAQLEVALNAADVEFTKEMLEAVDAIHQRTGNPCP
- a CDS encoding AbrB/MazE/SpoVT family DNA-binding domain-containing protein; the protein is MRSALKKFGNSAGIIIPKPLLSELGAQAGDAVDVSVDGDCLVIRRVADAPRQGWAEDAAQLAAEGDDGLIWPEFPNEDDGALKW
- a CDS encoding DUF1176 domain-containing protein yields the protein MTRFPWHSLLLAGAVSATPPAFAQSTQYLDDRSSPEALVRSLYNAVSRREYARAWDYFGEKKPSKDFETFVQGYAKTRSVAVETGAVSEEGAAGSIFYQVPVAIRASAEDGSERTFAGCFSVRLTQPANQQPPFLPLQLEKGALKPAEGDLAEILPASCGDGPAPAARDRMREAVEAAFKATYGSMCQTLGADAEKGAADPEIHDLSYRNAKQDPSDPDRTARLFRFACGHGAYNSDEVYYLADDIGGFRQLQFARPELDIRYENEDSEGKVESVSIIGYRSTDRLVNSFYDDKSMSLQFFAKWRGMGDASSSGSYLFRDGDFALTKYDVDASYDEEINPETVLDYDTAP
- a CDS encoding cysteine desulfurase-like protein produces the protein MTFEIDAVRAQFPALSLTDEGRRRIYLDNPAGTQVPRRVADAVARCLLETNANLGGYFATTVAAQQVVDAAHAAMADFLGAATPEEIIIGANMTTLTYHMSRTIGRDFRPGDEIVVTRMDHEGNVSPWLQLAEDRGLTVRFLPFDATSWQIEPAALQDVLTERTRLVALNYASNLTGSINRVKELTGIAKRAGALVYIDAVQFAPHGPVDVRDIGCDFLACSAYKFFGPHMGMLWGRHDVIDALQPYKCRCSSNDLPERFELGTPQIELMAGLSATVGYFEELGARTDASGSRREKIAAAYRASIAYENGLATQLIDGIRDIPGLTIHGITDASRIAERVPTVSFTVEGIRPETIARQLAEEGIFVWSGHNYAWEIVHQLGIPAEEGVVRIGIAHYNTAGEIDETVEAVRRIVAMLRQVR
- a CDS encoding type II toxin-antitoxin system PemK/MazF family toxin, with amino-acid sequence MVARGEVWLAALDPTVGSEIEKTRPCLIVSPPEIHDHLRMVIAAPMTSGSRPAAFRVPVTFAGVNGLILLEQCRALDKRRLVRRLGSVPDDVLSRALKILREIYDE